CTATAGATCCTcaactttaaattttcttcaggCTTCGGAGTCACTTACAACTCATAcatctacttttcttttcttttcttttttgagacagagttttgctctgtcacactggctggggtgcaatgacacagtcttggctcactgctacctctgcctcccgggttcgagggatactcctgcctcagcctcctgagtagctgggactacaggcacacacaccaccatgcccagctaatttttttatatttttagtagagacagggtttcaccttgttggccaggctggtcttgaactcctgacctcaggagatccacccgcctcagcctcccaaagtgctgtgataacaggcgtgagccactggtcCCGGCCTCATCCATCTACTTTCTAGATTCCAAAATTGTATTGACATCTCTCGTATTCTTCTATCACTGCTCTCGTTTTCTCTGTTCCATAGGTTTATGCATTTTAAaccctttgttgtcattttagtGAGAATTcaagaggaaacagaaataaatgcagCTGGAGAACCATCCCACCATCCCGACCACAACTGATCTTCCCTGGACACCATGAACCACGCTGTCCAAACCGTCTTCACTCCCGCCAACACCAGCCACCCCCTCAACTATGAAATGCTCAAGGAGGAGCATGAAGTGGCTGTGCTGAGGGTGCCCCACAACCCTGCTCCCCCGACATCCACCGTGATCCACATCCACAGTGagaccactgtgcccaaccatgTCGTCTGGTCCCTGTTCAACACCCTCTTCATGAATTGGTGCCACCTGGGCTTCATAGCATTCACCTACTCCGTGAAGTCTAGGGACAGGAAGATGGTTGGCGACCTGACCGGGGTCCAGGCCTACGCCTCCACCGCAAAGTGCCTGAACGTTTGCACCCTCATCCTGGGCATCCATGTGACCACAACACTCATCATCCTTTTCACCAGTAGTTCTATGATAATATTCCAAGCAATTTCTCAAATGATAAAGAATCTCCAAGGCCAGCAGTAGCGCCCAGGTACTCGCCGTCCATTGCGGGCCCTGCACCCTGGGCCTGAGTTCTGTATCAGCCCTTTATTCTCACACACTTTTCTACAATGGCATTCAATAAAGTGCACGTGTTcctggaaaaaagaaggaaagaaagaaatgcagctgTTCAGTCCTCCACATTCAGCCCAGAGGTCTTTATACTCTGAACCCACTTCAGCCAGACTTTTATCCCTGCCACTTTGCTGAAACTGTTCTTATCAAGGTCAAAACTTTGCCTAATCCACTGGTCAATTCTCAAGCCTTATCTTACTTAAAGTTCTCAGTAGGATTTGATACGATTAATCCCTTCTCCTTGAAgccctctctgtctttcctgcTGTCTCGGTATCTTTTTCTGGCATCTCTTTCTTACCTCTAACTGTTGTGTGCCCTTGGgctcagttcttttctttcttctctacttATATTCTCTTGGGTGACATGCGGTCATGTGGGTTTAAATACCATCTATTTGCCAATATCTATTGGCTGTCCATATCCGTGGGTTTTGCGTATATGGAgtcaaccaactgtggatcaaaaatattcagaaaaaaaatgtgtttgtacTGAACACGTACAGACTTTTCTTGTCATTATAGCAAGAATGACAATTAAACGAtaaagtataacaactatttacatagcatttgcacTGTATTAGGTACCATATCAGTAATTTAGCTATGATTTAAAGTACacaagccagatgcagtggctcatgcctgtaatcccggcactctgggaagctgaggcgggtggatcgcttgaggtcaggagttcaagaccagcctggccaacatggcaaaactctgtctctactaaaaatacaaaagttagccaggcatgatgacatacacctgtagtctcagctacttgggaggctgaggcaggagagtaacttgaacccgggaggtggaggttgcagtgagctgagatttgcaccactatactccagcctgggtgacagagtgagactttgtctcaaaaaaaaaagaaaaaaaaaaagtacacaggaGAATATGTattggttatatgcaaatactacaccatttttttgtttatttttgagaccgtcacccagggtggagaacagtggtgcaatcatggctcactgcagctttgacatgtctggcttaagcaatcctcttgcctcagcctcctgagtagctggaactacaggcgtgagccaccacactgggctaatttttgtatttttcacagagaTGGAGTtccgccatattgcccaggctggtctccaacccctgggctcaagtgatcctcccacctcagattcccaaaatgctgggattaccagatgtgatgagccactgcacctggcctactacACCATTTTGTATCaggaacttgagcatctgtggattttggtatccccaggaggtcctggaaccaatccccctgGATAACACAGTCAATGGTACATATCTTCAGCGCCAACCTCTGTAACACCCTGGAGCTTCATACTTGCATATGTTTACCCATCTACCTGAGACTTCCCATTGGAAGTCCAATAAGTGTCTCAAATTGGATCTCTTCAAAATAGAACTTGCTTTTATCCTTCAaatctcctacctcagtcttctCCATTTCAGTATATACTACGAAGATTCACCTAGATTTTGCTTGGGTTGAACACCCACGGGTCATCTTTGGTTAGGCTATTCCCCTGACACCTACATTAATCCAACCACATCATCCAATTTCATCTCCAAAATATATCTTGGTTGGTCAGGCACAATGACTCacgtccataatcccagcactttgggaggctgaggtgggcagatcatttgagtccaggagttcaagatcagcctgggcaacatagtgagaccctaaaaaattaaaaaaaaaaacaccaaaaaaaaaaaaaaaaacagcaaaaagaaatccaaaacaaaTCTTGGTCAAACGACTTCTCTTCTCACCATGTCCTCTGCTGCTCCCCTAGTCCAAGTCACCCCTCTCTTACCTGGACTCCTGTCATGGCTGCCTGTCTTCTGATTTTTCTGCCATCATTCTTGCTCCTTTCCCATACCTGCAGTCTATTTTTTGCAAGCAGTGagagtgttatttatttatttctttagttagttatcattttagagacagggccccactctgttgcctgggctggagttcagtggtgtaatcaaatctcactgcagcctcaaattcctgggctcaatcctcctgcctcagccttctgagtatcttggaccacaggcatgagccaccgtgcctggctgagagtGCTCTTTACAAAGAGCAAGTCAGCCAGGTCACCCCTACTCACAGCCATCCAATGGCATCCATCACACTCTGGATGAAACCACCTGCTTACCAATGCTTACAAGGCTTAACAAAGACAggtccccacctccctctcaaCCTCACTCTCACACCATTCTGGTCACACCAGCCTTTGTGCTTTTCCTTGACATGCCCAGCTCTGCCCTTCCTCAGATctttatgtttcttcttttgcCTGATGCTTTCCTTGCAGATCTTTATGTCATTCACATATCTGCTTAAATGCCATCTCCTCAAAGAAGACTTCTCTGGCTATCCCACCTAAAAAAAGCTCCTTTCCTCATCAGTCTCCATCTCCTTAGATAGCTGCCTGCTtctggccgggggcagtggctcacgcctgtaatcccagcactttgggaggccgaagcagatggatcacttgaggtcaggagttcgagatcagcctggccaacatgatgaaacctcgtctctactaaaaatacaaaaattagccaagcttggtggcgggtgcctgtaatcccagctactagggaggctgaggcaggagaatcacttgaactcaggaggcggaggttgcagtgagctgagattgcaccactgcactccatcctgcgtgacagagtgagactctgtctcaaaaacaaaagaaaagaaaggaaaagaaaagaaaagaaaagaaacaaacaagataGCTTCCTGCTTCGTTGAGGTCTTCATTCCCCTGGAGAAGGCTCCTCCAAGTAATGACCACCGTGGCCATTGCCAGGGAAAGG
The genomic region above belongs to Gorilla gorilla gorilla isolate KB3781 chromosome 12, NHGRI_mGorGor1-v2.1_pri, whole genome shotgun sequence and contains:
- the LOC101150658 gene encoding interferon-induced transmembrane protein 3-like, which gives rise to MNHAVQTVFTPANTSHPLNYEMLKEEHEVAVLRVPHNPAPPTSTVIHIHSETTVPNHVVWSLFNTLFMNWCHLGFIAFTYSVKSRDRKMVGDLTGVQAYASTAKCLNVCTLILGIHVTTTLIILFTSSSMIIFQAISQMIKNLQGQQ